TCGCACTACTCGGAATGCAACGCGACGAGAGCGATCTGGATCCTCAATACCATTGTTATTGAGGACCGGGCGGGCGGATGAATAACCTACGGCTGCAACTTTTGCACGTACTAAAACGGCTTGATTTGGGGATAGTAGCGAGTGGGCATATTGCATTACCGCCCGTGACCGCTGCTGAGAAAGACGTAAGTTATGAAAATACCCCTCCTCTGGCGCCGACTGCTCACCCCACTCAGAACTTGTGTGACCTTCAATTTGTATTGCAGCAATGGAATCCATATAGGGGGTGAGTGCAGCAATATAGCGGGGCACAAATGAGGACATAATTTCACGCGCATTGTCACTCAAAGTAAAATCACCAGTCTTGAACAGCGCATCGCTATTGTTAAAAGAGATAGCTAGGGTCTGTTTATCCAGAGAGGCTCCCCAGCGAGTAAGGTCGCGGGAGAATTCCTGTTGTAAAGTTTGATAAATTGCCAGCTGTGTATCGCGATAGGACTCGGCAAGTTCTCGAATTTTGGCTCGTTCATCTATTAGGGAACGCATCACGAAGACGGTAATACAGAGAAAGACCATCATTAGGCCGGCCATCATATCAGATAGGCTGATCCATTGGCTTTCACTGGATTCACTGTTGGAGTGAGCGCTCTCAAACATGCTCCTCTCCAGCGGCCTGCTTCACTTGATTGTCAATTCTTTTCATTTGCTGGATTAACTGGCGAAAATCCCGTGAAAACTCACCGCTCAAGGTACCTAGGGCATCACCCATCGCAGCCATTACACTCTCGACTTCGCTATGTAAGCGTTGATCCAGTAACTCATACTGGCGCTTGATGCTTACGTCTGCATTAGTCAAATCACGAGTGATCACTTGGGATAACTCAGTAATCATCTGTTGATGGGTCTTGGCAATAAGCTGCGCAAGCTCAACCATTGATTCACGATGGCTGTTTGCAGTCTCTTGTATAATGTTGGAAAAGTGGTTGGGGTCGATATTATTCAGGACATCGGCAAGAGCAACGACCTTATTCGTCCTCTGTTCAAAGACTTTCGCCTGGGTTTCACTCAGGGAGATTAGATGTTGAACTTGAGTGCCTAACTGCTGATTCGCTTTTTCGATTCCCTGGGTAATCGACTCAAACTTGGGCGCGATATCCGGAATAGATTTTTGTAGTATTTCAATGGATGCCTGCTGTTCATTAAGCATGACAGAGATTTGTTCGGAGTGAGTGCGCTGCTGTTCAACCAGCGAAGGAATAACGTTAAAGATTTTCGGTAATTCAGTAATACGTTGATGTAACTGCAGAAGGTTCTCCTGCGCACCGTTAATTTCAATCAGTAGAGATGTAGTTTGCTCACGGTAGATTGCAGCAAGCTCGGCGTGTTGCTCATGCTGATCGATTAATGCTTGCAAGGCAGGGGATACGGCCTTCAGCTGCTGAATAAACTGCTGTAAGTTATCACCCATTTGTGCGTTCAGCCCCTGATTAAACTTCTCCACAACTGAAGTTAGTGACTGCAGAACCTCTTCACTAATACTGTGTTGAAACTTTGCCAAATCCTGGCGCTGGTGATTGATCGCTTGCAAAATATCATCTGCAGTGGCTTTGGTTGGCTGATCTTTGCTGAATATTTGGAAGATAGTGCGCAAGACCAATGAGAGGAAAAGGCCTAAGATGCTAGTCATAAAGGCGGTTTCCAGACCTTGCATAAGTTCTGAAATTGAGGTGTCGATATCAGCAAGGTCAAAACCATAGATACCAAGAATAATACCGATAAAGGTACCCAGAATTCCAAGAGCGGTCAGTAGAGAAGGCGTTTCTTTTACGAAGCGTGGAAACTTGCCAAATGGGTAAAGGGTCAAGGCTATAGTGCCAAGGGCAAGCATAACTATAAGAAAGGTGTCTGTTACCTGCTCAGGAGATAACTTAGTCAACCAGTGGTAGAAAAACTGGGTC
The DNA window shown above is from Microbulbifer variabilis and carries:
- a CDS encoding OmpA/MotB family protein produces the protein MFESAHSNSESSESQWISLSDMMAGLMMVFLCITVFVMRSLIDERAKIRELAESYRDTQLAIYQTLQQEFSRDLTRWGASLDKQTLAISFNNSDALFKTGDFTLSDNAREIMSSFVPRYIAALTPYMDSIAAIQIEGHTSSEWGEQSAPEEGYFHNLRLSQQRSRAVMQYAHSLLSPNQAVLVRAKVAAVGYSSARPVLNNNGIEDPDRSRRVAFRVVRDSESHILQILEEAL
- a CDS encoding MotA/TolQ/ExbB proton channel family protein — encoded protein: MTQFFYHWLTKLSPEQVTDTFLIVMLALGTIALTLYPFGKFPRFVKETPSLLTALGILGTFIGIILGIYGFDLADIDTSISELMQGLETAFMTSILGLFLSLVLRTIFQIFSKDQPTKATADDILQAINHQRQDLAKFQHSISEEVLQSLTSVVEKFNQGLNAQMGDNLQQFIQQLKAVSPALQALIDQHEQHAELAAIYREQTTSLLIEINGAQENLLQLHQRITELPKIFNVIPSLVEQQRTHSEQISVMLNEQQASIEILQKSIPDIAPKFESITQGIEKANQQLGTQVQHLISLSETQAKVFEQRTNKVVALADVLNNIDPNHFSNIIQETANSHRESMVELAQLIAKTHQQMITELSQVITRDLTNADVSIKRQYELLDQRLHSEVESVMAAMGDALGTLSGEFSRDFRQLIQQMKRIDNQVKQAAGEEHV